In Puntigrus tetrazona isolate hp1 chromosome 18, ASM1883169v1, whole genome shotgun sequence, one genomic interval encodes:
- the rxfp3.3a3 gene encoding relaxin-3 receptor 1 produces the protein MGDPFNSTRAFNRTPQGHVTFGNLEDIDVTADRSPVLRILISAVYVLVCAIGLVGNSLVLFIMRAKHCGPSTTINVFIVNLAVTDLQFVLTFPFWAVDTALDFSWPFGDAMCKIILSVTVMNMYASVFFLTAMSITRYCSVAAVAKNRVRPPTSCSVRWVCASLWVFATVATAPTSIFSTVTNVAGEKLCLLKFPAGHYWLAFYHLQKILVAFVLPMLILSASYMLLLRFVRKRNLNSGRSKRSIRVTRSVTVVVLSFFLCWMPNHAITFWGVLVKLNVVYWDEAYYIVHTYAFPVTVCLAHTNSCLNPFIYCLTRRALRKKLKNCLSDIAPCLLKRPLWKSGRRA, from the coding sequence ATGGGTGACCCATTCAACAGCACCAGGGCGTTTAACCGAACCCCTCAGGGTCATGTCACATTTGGCAATCTAGAGGACATAGACGTGACCGCGGACAGGAGCCCGGTCCTCAGGATCCTGATCTCGGCGGTGTACGTTCTCGTGTGCGCAATAGGCTTAGTTGGGAATTCGCTCGTCCTTTTCATCATGAGAGCGAAACACTGCGGACCGAGCACCACCATCAACGTGTTCATCGTTAATTTAGCTGTCACAGACCTCCAGTTCGTCCTGACTTTTCCGTTTTGGGCGGTGGATACCGCTTTGGACTTCAGCTGGCCGTTTGGAGACGCCATGTGCAAGATCATACTGTCGGTCACTGTGATGAACATGTACGCCAGCGTCTTCTTCCTCACTGCCATGAGCATCACTCGATACTGCTCCGTGGCTGCAGTCGCGAAGAACAGGGTCCGACCCCCGACGTCCTGCTCGGTCAGATGGGTTTGCGCGTCTCTGTGGGTCTTCGCTACCGTCGCCACCGCGCCGACCTCTATTTTCTCCACCGTGACCAACGTGGCCGGAGAGAAGCTCTGCTTGCTGAAGTTTCCCGCCGGACATTACTGGCTAGCCTTTTATCACTTGCAGAAGATCCTGGTGGCTTTCGTTTTGCCCATGTTGATCCTTTCCGCGTCCTATATGCTGCTTCTGAGATTTGTGAGAAAGCGAAATCTGAATAGCGGTCGTTCAAAGCGCAGCATCCGAGTCACCAGATCTGTCACGGTTGTGgttctttcgttctttctttgcTGGATGCCGAACCACGCAATTACGTTTTGGGGTGTTCTGGTGAAGTTGAACGTGGTTTACTGGGATGAGGCGTATTACATTGTCCACACTTACGCGTTTCCCGTGACTGTTTGCTTAGCTCACACCAATAGTTGCTTAAATCCGTTTATATATTGTCTCACGAGAAGggctttaagaaaaaaactgaaaaattgctTGTCGGATATTGCCCCTTGTTTATTAAAGAGGCCTTTATGGAAGTCTGGAAGGCGCGCATGA